The following proteins are encoded in a genomic region of Magnolia sinica isolate HGM2019 chromosome 1, MsV1, whole genome shotgun sequence:
- the LOC131220343 gene encoding polygalacturonase inhibitor-like, whose product MDAVRFSLLLFLLSSLFISSLSARCNPNDKNVLLKIKKSLNNPYLLASWDPSTDCCNWYCVECDLQTNRIVELTIFSGEISGQIPPSVGDLPYLNTLVFRKLSNLSGEIPPSIAKLKNLKMLRLSWTNLSGSVPQFLSQLQNLEFLELSYNNLSGSIPASLASLTKLGALHLDRNRLTGEIPESFGHFAGTVPDLYLSHNQLSGKIPESLGNLDFSVIDLSRNKLVGDALMLFRNPARSTFRIDISRNLLEFDLSGALFPMNLTLLDISHNRIWGNIPSQITALEDLQLFNASYNRLCGKIPQGGKMQGFDYSSYFHNRCLCGPPLNKC is encoded by the coding sequence ATGGATGCAGTTCGTTTCTCTCTACTCCTCTTCCTCCTATCATCCCTCTTCATCTCCTCTCTCTCCGCCCGCTGCAACCCAAATGACAAAAATGTCCTCCTCAAAATCAAGAAATCACTCAACAACCCCTACCTCCTCGCCTCGTGGGACCCCTCCACTGACTGCTGCAACTGGTACTGCGTCGAATGCGACCTCCAAACCAACCGCATCGTAGAGCTCACTATCTTCAGCGGTGAGATCTCCGGCCAAATCCCACCGTCCGTCGGTGACCTTCCCTACCTCAACACCCTCGTCTTCCGAAAGCTCTCAAATCTCTCCGGCGAAATCCCACCGTCCATCGCAAAACTCAAGAACCTCAAGATGCTCCGTCTCAGCTGGACCAACCTCTCCGGATCCGTCCCCCAATTTCTCAGCCAGCTCCAAAATCTCGAATTTCTCGAACTCTCCTACAACAATCTCTCAGGATCGATCCCCGCCTCGCTGGCAAGCCTCACCAAGCTCGGCGCCCTGCATCTCGACCGCAACCGGCTGACCGGCGAGATACCGGAATCTTTCGGCCATTTCGCGGGAACCGTACCGGATCTCTACCTGTCGCACAACCAGCTGTCCGGCAAAATACCGGAATCTCTCGGTAATTTGGATTTCTCGGTGATCGATCTATCCCGGAATAAGCTCGTGGGGGACGCGTTGATGCTGTTCAGAAATCCCGCGAGATCGACGTTCAGGATCGATATATCGCGTAACCTTCTCGAGTTCGATTTATCGGGGGCGCTGTTTCCAATGAACCTGACGTTGCTGGATATCTCCCATAACAGGATCTGGGGGAATATTCCGTCACAAATAACGGCGTTGGAGGATCTTCAGCTGTTCAACGCGAGCTACAATAGGCTGTGTGGGAAGATACCGCAGGGCGGGAAGATGCAGGGATTTGATTACTCTTCGTACTTCCACAATCGGTGTCTCTGCGGACCACCGTTAAACAAGTGCTGA
- the LOC131220323 gene encoding FT-interacting protein 1-like — protein sequence MNLVVEVVDAHNLMPKDGEGSSSPFVEVDFNNQRIRTHTIHKNLNPSWNQKLTFHLDDLKSLQSRSIEVSVYNERRSFPERNSLGKVSILCSNTVREGEETLQRFPLEKKWFFSHVRGDISLKIYISPEPTSPPPYPQSPISHNTATATNNTPAAAALSNNPPAAAAVTDNTASPKEPEIKEPVEVKTKTTQHINKQQVFPQPGISVETRPEGAPLTMHQTNPQVHHDNQGDYSLKDTNPNLGERWPLEGGRPGGWMSGDKFTSTYDLVEQMYYLYVRVVKAKDLPPNSISGSCNPYAEVKLGNYKGTTRHFEKKHNPEWNQVFAFAKDKIQSSIVEVFIREKEIVGRDDWIGKVVFDLNEVPTRVPPDSPLAPQWYRLEDRRGEGKVKGEIMLAVWLGTQADEAFTEAWHSDAASVYGEGVFNIRSKVYVSPKLWYLRVNVIEAQDIQPNDKGRHPEAFARVQVGHQVLRTKLCPTRTINPLWNEDLVFVAAEPFEENLVLTVEDRVHQSKDEVLGKITLPLTTFEKRLDHRPVHSRWYNLEKFGFGVLEGDRRKELKFSSRIHLRVCLEGAYHVIDESTMYISDLRPTAKQLWKQPIGILEVGILSAKDLQPMKSKDGRGATDAYCVAKYGQKWVRTRTIIGSFSPKWNEQYTWEVYDPCTVITLGVFDNCHLGGQEKSGAGSARDSRIGKVRIRLSTLEAYRVYTHSYPLLVLHPSGVKKMGELQLAVRFTCLSVTNMIYLYGHPLLPKMHYIHPFTVNQVDNLRYQAMTIVAVRLGRAEPPLRKEVVEYMLDVDSHMWSMRKSKANFFRIMSLLSGMISVGRWFDSVCHWKNPITSVLVHVLFLILIWYPELILPTVFLYMFLIGIWNFRFRPRHPPHMDTRLSWAEAVHPDELDEEFDTFPTSKSWDTVQMRYDRLRSVAGRIQTVVGDIATQGERFQSLLSWRDPRATSLFTAFCLCTAVVLYVTPFRAVALVAGLYMLRHPRFRSKLPSVPSNFFKRLPARTDSML from the coding sequence ATGAATTTAGTGGTGGAGGTGGTGGATGCCCACAATCTTATGCCCAAAGATGGAGAAGGTTCATCTAGCCCATTTGTAGAAGTCGATTTCAATAACCAGCGCATCAGGACCCACACTATCCACAAAAACCTCAACCCCAGCTGGAACCAAAAGCTCACCTTCCACCTCGACGATCTCAAGAGCCTCCAAAGCCGCAGCATTGAGGTCTCTGTTTACAATGAGCGGAGGTCATTCCCTGAGCGCAACTCTCTTGGGAAAGTAAGCATTCTCTGTTCCAACACTGTTAGAGAAGGAGAGGAAACTTTACAGAGATTCCCATTAGAAAAGAAGTGGTTTTTCTCACACGTCAGGGGCGATATCAGCCTCAAAATTTATATTTCACCAGAGCCCACATCACCTCCACCTTATCCACAATCTCCTATTTCTCATAACACTGCTACTGCCACCAACAACAcccctgctgctgctgctcttTCCAACAATCCCCCCGCTGCTGCTGCAGTTACTGATAATACAGCTTCTCCAAAAGAACCAGAGATCAAAGAGCCTGTGGAAGTGAAAACCAAGACAACCCAACACATAAATAAACAGCAAGTCTTCCCTCAGCCAGGAATATCAGTGGAGACACGGCCTGAGGGTGCACCATTAACCATGCACCAGACCAACCCACAAGTTCATCATGACAACCAGGGTGATTACAGTCTGAAGGACACAAACCCCAACCTCGGAGAGCGATGGCCGCTCGAAGGCGGCCGCCCTGGAGGGTGGATGAGCGGAGACAAATTCACCAGCACGTATGACCTTGTCGAACAGATGTACTACCTATATGTGCGGGTGGTCAAAGCCAAAGACCTCCCTCCCAACTCCATCTCCGGAAGCTGTAACCCATATGCAGAGGTGAAGCTCGGCAACTACAAAGGAACGACAAGACACTTCGAGAAGAAGCACAACCCAGAGTGGAACCAGGTGTTCGCATTCGCCAAAGACAAGATCCAGTCATCAATAGTCGAGGTCTTCATCAGGGAAAAAGAAATAGTGGGGAGAGATGACTGGATCGGGAAGGTGGTGTTCGATCTGAATGAGGTGCCAACAAGGGTTCCACCCGACAGTCCCCTGGCACCTCAGTGGTATAGACTTGAGGACCGAAGAGGAGAGGGCAAGGTGAAAGGTGAGATCATGCTCGCAGTTTGGTTAGGTACGCAAGCTGATGAAGCTTTCACAGAGGCATGGcactcagatgctgcctctgttTATGGGGAGGGTGTGTTCAACATCAGATCAAAGGTTTATGTCTCACCTAAGCTCTGGTACCTCAGAGTCAATGTAATCGAAGCTCAAGATATACAGCCAAACGACAAAGGCCGACATCCAGAGGCCTTCGCGAGAGTTCAGGTCGGCCATCAGGTGCTCAGGACCAAGCTTTGCCCAACACGTACCATCAACCCGCTCTGGAATGAAGACCTGGTCTTTGTAGCTGCAGAACCCTTCGAAGAAAATTTGGTTCTAACAGTAGAAGATCGAGTGCATCAATCAAAAGACGAGGTGCTTGGAAAGATCACCCTGCCTTTAACGACGTTCGAGAAACGACTGGATCACAGGCCAGTCCATTCTCGTTGGTACAACCTTGAGAAATTCGGGTTTGGAGTCTTGGAAGGTGACCGGAGGAAGGAGCTCAAGTTTTCAAGCAGGATTCACCTACGAGTCTGTCTCGAGGGTGCTTATCACGTAATCGACGAGTCAACAATGTACATAAGTGACCTACGCCCCACTGCCAAACAGCTCTGGAAGCAACCAATTGGCATATTGGAAGTGGGCATCCTGAGTGCAAAAGACCTGCAGCCCATGAAATCGAAGGACGGCAGAGGTGCTACTGATGCTTACTGTGTTGCCAAGTATGGACAGAAGTGGGTGCGGACCCGAACAATAATAGGCAGCTTCAGCCCCAAATGGAATGAGCAATACACATGGGAGGTGTATGATCCGTGCACTGTGATCACACTAGGAGTTTTTGATAACTGTCACTTGGGGGGCCAGGAGAAAAGTGGCGCTGGGTCTGCTAGAGATTCAAGGATCGGAAAGGTAAGAATCCGATTATCGACCCTGGAAGCATATAGGGTTTATACGCATTCTTACCCACTTCTTGTTCTACACCCATCTGGGGTGAAGAAGATGGGGGAACTTCAGTTGGCAGTTCGTTTCACTTGTCTGTCAGTGACTAACATGATATACCTGTACGGGCATCCACTGCTACCAAAGATGCATTACATCCACCCATTCACAGTTAACCAGGTAGACAATCTAAGGTACCAGGCCATGACCATAGTAGCGGTGAGGCTTGGAAGGGCCGAACCGCCACTGAGAAAAGAGGTTGTGGAATACATGCTGGATGTGGATTCCCATATGTGGAGTATGAGAAAGAGCAAAGCTAACTTCTTCAGGATCATGTCACTGCTGTCGGGGATGATCTCTGTTGGCAGATGGTTTGATAGTGTTTGTCACTGGAAGAACCCAATCACGTCTGTTCTGGTTCATGTTCTGTTCCTGATATTGATCTGGTATCCAGAACTGATACTTCCAACGGTCTTCCTCTACATGTTCCTCATCGGGATATGGAACTTCAGATTTCGGCCGAGGCATCCACCACATATGGACACCAGGCTTTCATGGGCAGAGGCAGTTCACCCAGATGAGCTGGACGAGGAGTTCGACACGTTTCCAACATCAAAGTCCTGGGACACAGTTCAGATGAGGTACGATAGATTAAGAAGCGTAGCAGGGAGGATACAGACAGTGGTTGGAGACATAGCAACACAGGGGGAGAGATTCCAGTCTCTGCTAAGCTGGAGAGACCCAAGAGCCACAAGCCTCTTCACAGCCTTCTGTTTATGCACAGCCGTGGTGCTCTATGTGACTCCTTTCAGGGCAGTGGCACTGGTTGCAGGCTTATACATGCTCCGTCACCCCAGATTTCGGAGCAAATTGCCTTCCGTTCCAAGCAATTTCTTCAAGAGATTGCCAGCTCGTACTGACAGTATGCTCTGA
- the LOC131220333 gene encoding large ribosomal subunit protein eL6-like — MAPSDKKTRSTSRNPELIRGIRKYSRSKMYHKRGLWAIKAKNGGSFPRHGPKPSPPKPTEKPPKFYPADDVRLPIANRHKPKPTKLRASITPGTVLIILAGRFMGKRVVFLKQLLSGLLLVTGPFKVNGVPL; from the exons ATGGCGCCGAGCGACAAGAAGACGAGGTCGACGAGCAGAAACCCGGAACTGATCCGTGGGATACGAAAATACTCACGGTCGAAAATGTATCACAAGAGAGGACTGTGGGCCATCAAGGCAAAGAACGGTGGATCTTTTCCCCGCCACGGCCCCAAACCCTCTCCCCCAAAACCCACAGAGAAGCCTCCCAAATTCTACCCTGCCGACGACGTCAGGCTGCCTATCGCTAACCGTCACAAGCCCAAGCCCACCAAGCTCAG GGCGAGCATCACTCCCGGAACAGTTTTAATAATCTTGGCTGGGAGATTCATGGGGAAGAGGGTTGTTTTCCTGAAACAGCTCCTGTCCGGGTTGCTTCTTGTCACTG GGCCATTTAAGGTTAATGGTGTTCCACTATGA